In the genome of Candidatus Obscuribacterales bacterium, the window TGGCTTGGTCTAGCTCAAAAATGGGATGGGCTAGGTAGGATGCCACATTGCCCAGTCGCTCATTGGAAGTCGGACAAACCTCAACGGTAACCTGGCGATCGCGCAACAACTCCACTAGGTCTGGATCTTGCACGGCTGACGTACCGTGGCCGATCTGGGTAATTCCCATCTGCTCAACGGCCATACGAATACTTTCCGGGCCCGTCATTTCGCCGGCATGAACTTTGACCCGCTTGCCTACGTCCCTAGCAAGATCAAAAGCAGGTTGAAACAGATCAGCAGGCCAGCCGACTTCATCCCCCTGCAGATCATAGCCAGAGACAATATCCAGCAATCGCGTTTCCTTCACCCAAGCGATCGCCTCTTCCACTCCGTGAGGACGCATCAACCCGACAAAGATACGGATGATGCAGTGGTGCGATCGCGCCCGTTCAAGTTCGGCAGCGATCCAGTCCCAAACCTGGGGCAACGAGGCTCCATGACGTGCCACCATAGATGGTGCAAAGTTCACCTCGGCATAACGGATATTTTGCTCAATCAAACTATCAACCACATCACGCATGACCTCTGCATAGCCACGGGGCGTTTGCAGCCAAGGGTGTATGTAGCGCCGAAATAGGTCTTGAAATTCCCCAAAGTGGGAAAATCGAAACCCTGCTTCATGCCAAGGGGGCTGCTTTGGCAATGACGTTCCAAAATGGTGGTTGTGCGCTGCCCGCAATGTTGACCAACGGGGAGCCCCTTCTAGATGCAAGTGCAATTCAGCTTTAGGCAGTTGAATGAGATTGTGCATGGGAAAATCCTTCGTCA includes:
- a CDS encoding adenosine deaminase family protein; this translates as MHNLIQLPKAELHLHLEGAPRWSTLRAAHNHHFGTSLPKQPPWHEAGFRFSHFGEFQDLFRRYIHPWLQTPRGYAEVMRDVVDSLIEQNIRYAEVNFAPSMVARHGASLPQVWDWIAAELERARSHHCIIRIFVGLMRPHGVEEAIAWVKETRLLDIVSGYDLQGDEVGWPADLFQPAFDLARDVGKRVKVHAGEMTGPESIRMAVEQMGITQIGHGTSAVQDPDLVELLRDRQVTVEVCPTSNERLGNVASYLAHPIFELDQARVAVTVNSDDPTFFGVTLTDELLRLMQERKATLTDIKRWMSHAFQKALIDDKTRQQVLQELNRA